A window from Bacteroidetes Order II. bacterium encodes these proteins:
- a CDS encoding protease inhibitor I42 family protein, whose protein sequence is MLVPVLLGVFMGCMSKKTPTQPEDAGVVVACGKTFTGKAGDLFSLSLNANPSTGYAWYPTEESKAIAVQVNDGVFKSSNTDPMVVGAGGTQTLPFKVVKSGEVVVEYRRSWEKEVSPAETCRVTVQLL, encoded by the coding sequence ATGCTCGTTCCCGTCCTTCTGGGCGTGTTTATGGGATGCATGTCCAAAAAAACGCCCACTCAACCTGAGGATGCTGGTGTGGTGGTTGCTTGTGGAAAAACCTTTACGGGCAAAGCGGGTGATCTGTTTTCATTGAGTCTGAATGCGAATCCTTCTACTGGTTATGCGTGGTATCCAACCGAAGAGAGCAAAGCCATAGCTGTTCAAGTGAACGACGGCGTTTTTAAGTCTTCGAATACGGATCCTATGGTGGTTGGCGCAGGTGGAACCCAAACACTTCCCTTTAAAGTGGTTAAATCGGGTGAAGTGGTGGTGGAATACCGTCGAAGTTGGGAAAAAGAAGTTTCGCCAGCAGAAACTTGTCGTGTAACCGTCCAACTGCTTTGA
- a CDS encoding MmcQ/YjbR family DNA-binding protein has translation MNLFATLYDYLVQKNGAIETFPFGENVLVMKVKGKIFALLPLDETPTRINLKCDPSRAVELRTQYDAIMPGYHMSKQHWNTLTVDGRLPLSLVLELIDHSYELVVASLKKTDRLALEST, from the coding sequence ATGAATTTATTTGCAACTCTATACGATTATTTAGTTCAAAAAAATGGGGCTATCGAGACGTTTCCCTTCGGTGAGAATGTTTTGGTGATGAAGGTAAAGGGAAAGATTTTTGCCCTACTCCCCTTGGACGAGACACCCACACGCATCAACCTGAAGTGCGATCCATCACGGGCAGTAGAACTTCGTACCCAATATGATGCAATTATGCCAGGCTACCATATGAGCAAGCAGCACTGGAATACCCTTACTGTAGATGGACGTTTGCCCCTTTCTCTGGTACTCGAATTGATAGATCATTCTTATGAATTGGTGGTCGCCTCTCTTAAAAAAACAGATCGCTTGGCTTTAGAATCCACATAA
- a CDS encoding HNH endonuclease, with protein sequence MEHIIPVVGGGSDDLKNLAFSCSGCNNYTGRS encoded by the coding sequence ATAGAACACATTATTCCCGTTGTGGGCGGTGGCTCGGACGATTTGAAGAATTTGGCATTCTCATGTTCAGGTTGTAATAATTACACAGGCCGTTCTTAA
- the rsmD gene encoding 16S rRNA (guanine(966)-N(2))-methyltransferase RsmD produces MRIIAGKFKGRSLKSPKGEITRPTTDRVRTSVFNLLYSRMEMRGARVLDMFAGTGALGIESMSRGAESTTFIELNRTVLELTKQNASIFGIEKQCWFQLGDAVGFIQKYRGPQFDVVFADPPYELEAIPQLPEWVFPQLKPEGLFVLEHDARHSFDEHPALDTSRAYGRTIVSVFRPALLNELDDD; encoded by the coding sequence ATGCGCATTATTGCCGGAAAATTTAAAGGTCGTTCCTTGAAATCGCCCAAGGGCGAAATTACCCGTCCTACCACCGACCGCGTGCGGACTTCTGTGTTCAACTTGTTGTATTCTCGGATGGAAATGCGTGGTGCGCGTGTCTTGGACATGTTTGCCGGAACAGGTGCACTGGGGATAGAGTCTATGAGCCGGGGGGCAGAAAGTACTACCTTTATCGAGTTGAACCGTACTGTTTTAGAACTTACAAAGCAAAATGCAAGCATATTTGGCATAGAAAAACAATGCTGGTTTCAATTAGGCGATGCGGTAGGGTTTATCCAAAAATACCGAGGACCACAGTTTGATGTGGTGTTTGCAGATCCACCTTATGAGTTAGAAGCCATTCCTCAATTACCGGAATGGGTTTTTCCACAGCTCAAGCCAGAAGGCTTGTTTGTTTTGGAGCATGATGCCCGTCATAGCTTCGACGAACACCCGGCGTTGGATACGAGCCGGGCTTATGGCCGTACCATCGTCTCCGTTTTCCGACCTGCTCTGCTAAATGAATTGGACGACGACTGA
- a CDS encoding GTP-binding protein, with protein sequence MTRSKLPVTVLSGYLGSGKTTLLNHILHNTQDKKIAVIVNDMSEVNIDAALVRNDEKAITRTDASLVEMTNGCICCTLREDLLVEIRKLALQNKFEYLVIESSGISEPMPVAVTFAFEDENGQSLSSFAQLDTMVTVVDAHNFLSDFNSAQTLKQLGQEVGEGDERTLVDLLTDQIEFANVIILNKTDTVTSMNIHYLNSILRTLNPDAQIITSTYGKVDLDEVLNTNLFNMEEAENAAGWAKELAGEHIPETEEYGISSFVYRSRRPFHPKRFYDFFNASWKGVIRAKGFFWLATRNTDVLSLSQAGRIRNWETAGYWWAAVPKERRPNTSDFRQYLRTIWDEKVGDRRQELVFIGQKMDEKRFRTLLDTCLITDKELVEHITNGKPLDDPWPIQ encoded by the coding sequence ATGACCAGAAGCAAACTTCCTGTAACGGTACTCTCCGGCTACCTTGGTTCCGGAAAAACAACCTTGTTAAACCATATTCTGCACAACACACAGGATAAGAAGATTGCCGTAATCGTCAATGACATGAGCGAGGTAAATATTGATGCCGCGCTTGTTCGGAACGATGAAAAAGCCATTACCCGCACCGATGCCAGTTTGGTGGAAATGACCAATGGCTGTATTTGTTGTACCCTTCGCGAAGACTTATTGGTGGAAATCCGCAAATTGGCCTTGCAAAACAAGTTCGAGTACCTCGTAATTGAAAGTTCTGGCATCTCCGAACCGATGCCTGTGGCGGTAACATTTGCCTTCGAGGATGAAAATGGCCAAAGTCTGTCTTCTTTTGCACAATTGGATACTATGGTGACGGTGGTGGATGCCCATAACTTTTTGTCAGACTTCAATTCTGCGCAAACCCTCAAACAACTGGGACAAGAAGTGGGCGAAGGCGATGAACGCACCTTAGTGGATCTACTAACCGACCAAATTGAGTTTGCAAACGTTATTATACTGAATAAAACCGATACTGTAACGTCCATGAATATCCATTATCTGAATAGTATTTTACGAACCTTAAATCCTGATGCCCAAATAATTACTTCGACTTATGGCAAAGTTGACTTGGACGAGGTGCTGAATACGAACTTATTCAATATGGAGGAGGCCGAGAACGCTGCCGGATGGGCCAAAGAATTGGCAGGGGAACACATTCCGGAAACCGAAGAGTACGGCATTTCGAGTTTTGTTTACCGATCCCGCCGCCCATTCCACCCGAAACGGTTCTACGACTTCTTTAATGCAAGTTGGAAGGGGGTGATTCGGGCCAAGGGCTTTTTTTGGCTGGCAACTCGCAATACCGATGTGCTTTCCCTCTCGCAGGCAGGCAGAATCCGAAATTGGGAAACCGCTGGTTATTGGTGGGCGGCAGTTCCTAAAGAAAGACGACCCAATACATCAGATTTTAGACAATACTTGCGCACGATTTGGGATGAAAAAGTGGGAGATAGGCGACAAGAATTAGTTTTTATTGGCCAAAAAATGGATGAGAAAAGGTTCCGGACCCTGTTGGATACCTGCCTGATCACGGACAAAGAGCTGGTTGAGCACATTACCAATGGAAAGCCATTGGATGACCCTTGGCCCATTCAGTAG
- a CDS encoding cellulase family glycosylhydrolase: protein MKTKDLVIILKHIHHRILWVWALWLLPSCDNPMEVDIDPVSQVPKTRLERMNRGVNLSHWFAQTTITTERMRTFMTEEDFQTLSALGFQHVRFPVDPTLLLDEEQPERLVASNWHEVRRALEMMMEQGLAVTLEMHGNTAFKKRLETEAAFRAVFTRFWHALAGKVSDTNPEFLFLEPLNEPVMNSSREWQVLQNQLLVAIRSGAPKHTLVAVGDMFSSLDQLNLLQPVEDPNVVYAFHFYEPGTFTHQGATWAVAAWPYLREIPYPYDANKMNQLLPQLPAIAQPLARAYAAEKWDRSRVQARLAKPFLWGQRFRVPVICAEFGVYRLVAPPQDRLNWIRDVRTILERYQIPWTMWDYSEGFGVAIRKNGKREVDMETVRALGL from the coding sequence ATGAAAACAAAGGATTTAGTCATTATCCTCAAGCATATTCACCACAGGATTTTGTGGGTATGGGCGTTGTGGTTGCTTCCTTCGTGCGACAACCCGATGGAGGTAGATATTGATCCAGTCTCTCAAGTGCCTAAGACCCGTCTTGAACGCATGAACCGTGGGGTTAACCTAAGCCATTGGTTTGCACAAACCACCATTACAACGGAACGGATGCGCACCTTTATGACGGAAGAAGACTTCCAGACCCTTTCAGCACTCGGATTCCAACACGTCCGCTTTCCCGTAGATCCGACGTTGCTCTTGGACGAGGAGCAACCCGAACGCCTTGTGGCATCCAATTGGCACGAGGTTCGGCGGGCTTTGGAGATGATGATGGAGCAAGGCTTGGCGGTAACGCTGGAGATGCATGGCAATACCGCATTCAAAAAACGATTAGAGACCGAAGCGGCCTTTCGCGCGGTCTTTACGCGGTTTTGGCACGCTTTGGCGGGTAAAGTATCCGACACCAATCCTGAATTTCTGTTCTTAGAACCGCTCAATGAGCCAGTAATGAACAGTTCACGTGAATGGCAAGTGCTTCAAAATCAGTTACTTGTAGCCATTCGGTCGGGCGCACCCAAGCATACACTGGTGGCGGTTGGAGACATGTTTTCCAGTTTGGATCAATTGAATTTGTTGCAACCCGTGGAGGACCCCAATGTGGTCTATGCGTTTCATTTTTATGAACCGGGCACCTTTACCCATCAAGGCGCTACTTGGGCGGTGGCAGCATGGCCGTATTTGCGGGAAATTCCATATCCATACGATGCTAACAAAATGAACCAACTTTTGCCACAACTTCCGGCAATTGCCCAGCCACTTGCCCGTGCATATGCCGCCGAAAAGTGGGATCGCTCGCGGGTACAAGCCCGTTTGGCCAAACCTTTTTTGTGGGGTCAACGGTTCCGGGTTCCTGTGATCTGTGCTGAGTTTGGAGTGTATCGCTTGGTTGCCCCGCCACAAGACCGCCTGAACTGGATTAGAGATGTACGCACCATTTTAGAGCGCTATCAAATTCCTTGGACGATGTGGGACTACTCCGAGGGCTTTGGTGTGGCCATCCGTAAGAATGGAAAACGTGAAGTTGATATGGAGACTGTGCGTGCATTGGGATTATAA
- a CDS encoding aminotransferase class V-fold PLP-dependent enzyme has protein sequence MNELANMLGASTEAQTPLERYFMRFRRNIVGIDQMFESPYGRKKIVYADWIASGRLYGPIERKMLEQFGPYVANTHTETSITGSLMTMAYHKAQHILKKHVNAGPNDALILSGTGMTGVINKFQRILGLRVPDPLNQAIQIHPQDRPVVFITHMEHHSNQTSWLECLVDVVCLEPCEQGLVNPDQLRYALTKFKDRKLKIGAFSACSNVTGIETPYHELARIMHEHGGVCFVDFAMSAPYVDINMHPEDPMEALDAIMFSPHKFLGGPGTPGVLVFNGQLYRSHVPDQPGGGTVAWTNPWGEHRYFDDIEAREDGGTPGFLQAMRAALAVLLKEEMGTDHIRNREHELLAIAFERLRKIPGVYLLADAHTTRLGAMSFLLQPIHYNLVVQLLNDRFGIQVRGGCSCAGTYGHYLLHVAPEVSHQMTSRIDQGDLSAKMGWVRLSLHPTMTNAEIHYVCDAVDAIARNHHEWAQDYFYKATTNEFVHKTQPDYRPMIERWFSPDPTGNLFQPIHQNGAIQMDLKAKSGEKPLSSPTPKRPPQVKDGNATRSISTGHETPVKKTNFQVGTLFE, from the coding sequence ATGAACGAATTGGCCAATATGCTCGGTGCAAGTACCGAGGCGCAGACCCCTTTAGAAAGATATTTTATGCGCTTTCGCCGAAACATTGTTGGGATAGACCAGATGTTCGAGTCTCCATATGGGCGTAAAAAAATAGTTTATGCAGACTGGATTGCCAGTGGCCGTCTATATGGCCCTATTGAGCGCAAAATGCTGGAACAATTCGGACCATACGTTGCCAACACCCATACGGAAACCAGTATTACAGGCTCCCTCATGACCATGGCTTACCATAAAGCCCAACACATCCTAAAAAAACATGTCAATGCTGGCCCCAATGATGCCCTAATCCTGAGTGGGACCGGGATGACGGGTGTTATCAACAAGTTTCAACGCATACTCGGACTACGTGTCCCCGACCCACTCAACCAAGCGATTCAGATCCATCCACAAGATCGGCCTGTGGTATTTATTACCCACATGGAACACCATTCCAACCAAACTTCTTGGTTAGAATGCTTGGTGGATGTTGTATGCCTTGAGCCATGCGAACAGGGTCTGGTTAATCCGGACCAATTGCGGTATGCGCTTACCAAGTTTAAAGACCGGAAACTCAAGATTGGCGCATTTTCGGCCTGTTCCAATGTCACTGGCATAGAAACACCCTATCACGAACTGGCGCGGATTATGCATGAGCATGGTGGCGTGTGTTTTGTGGATTTCGCCATGAGCGCCCCTTATGTGGACATTAACATGCACCCGGAAGACCCGATGGAAGCCCTAGACGCCATCATGTTTTCGCCACATAAATTCCTCGGAGGGCCTGGAACACCTGGCGTTTTGGTATTTAATGGTCAACTTTATCGTTCTCATGTACCAGATCAGCCCGGAGGAGGTACAGTGGCATGGACCAATCCTTGGGGCGAGCACCGCTATTTCGATGATATCGAAGCACGAGAAGACGGCGGAACTCCAGGCTTCCTACAGGCCATGCGTGCCGCCTTGGCTGTCTTGCTGAAAGAAGAAATGGGAACAGACCATATCCGAAACCGAGAACATGAACTCTTGGCGATCGCTTTTGAAAGACTTCGTAAAATTCCCGGGGTATATCTTCTGGCAGATGCCCACACCACCCGACTCGGTGCGATGTCTTTTTTATTACAACCCATTCACTACAACTTGGTGGTTCAACTCCTGAACGACCGTTTTGGCATTCAGGTGCGCGGAGGCTGCTCTTGTGCAGGAACTTATGGGCATTATCTGCTACATGTAGCCCCTGAAGTATCACATCAGATGACTTCCCGCATAGACCAAGGTGATCTTTCCGCCAAAATGGGCTGGGTTCGCCTTTCCTTACACCCTACGATGACCAATGCCGAGATCCATTATGTGTGTGATGCCGTAGATGCCATTGCTAGAAACCACCATGAATGGGCACAAGACTATTTTTACAAAGCGACCACCAATGAATTTGTTCATAAAACCCAACCGGACTACCGACCCATGATAGAGCGCTGGTTTTCACCAGACCCGACAGGTAATCTCTTCCAGCCTATTCACCAAAACGGTGCCATACAAATGGACCTCAAGGCCAAATCAGGTGAAAAACCGCTCTCGTCTCCAACCCCTAAACGACCACCTCAAGTCAAAGACGGTAACGCCACACGCTCCATTTCCACTGGCCACGAAACGCCTGTAAAAAAAACCAATTTCCAAGTAGGGACGTTGTTTGAATAG
- a CDS encoding response regulator, with amino-acid sequence MKKKRIEVIIADDGSFLETCSRYFDGTEIQVVATATSAEEAVMQAIVHQYRADILILDVDLGVGRYATDVLRELRKRSIRIKTLIISGLVHEVAYVLPFKGLVEGILHKNEDKALIRKAVRGIASGQTGFYSPECADILVNRDFRKFYSLSEDEVEVLYLLTKGFTNTSRLAGFFATQHMGLIDDDLLANIRRTKYLFQEDVPASKAKDKSVSEYIKQFVQSEEGRSQKFALDLGTIRKPVLQDDGKVRYERTTGDHLPFEEQLTLLLKREEGRVRRDILPRIFSELEIESTIEALLWAQKWDLPKYYDLSHI; translated from the coding sequence ATGAAAAAAAAACGCATTGAAGTGATTATTGCCGACGACGGTTCCTTCTTGGAAACCTGTAGTCGCTACTTCGACGGTACGGAAATACAGGTGGTTGCTACAGCCACTTCGGCGGAAGAAGCCGTGATGCAAGCCATTGTTCATCAGTATCGGGCGGATATTTTGATTCTGGACGTGGACTTGGGCGTAGGCCGCTATGCCACCGATGTATTGCGCGAACTAAGAAAACGCAGTATTCGCATTAAAACATTAATTATTTCTGGTTTGGTACATGAAGTGGCATACGTACTCCCCTTTAAAGGTTTGGTGGAAGGCATTCTACATAAAAATGAAGACAAGGCCCTCATTAGAAAAGCGGTAAGGGGAATTGCTTCCGGCCAAACTGGCTTTTATTCCCCTGAGTGCGCAGATATTTTGGTCAATAGGGATTTTCGCAAATTCTATTCGCTTTCCGAAGATGAAGTAGAAGTGCTTTATCTCTTAACAAAGGGTTTTACGAATACCAGCCGATTGGCCGGATTTTTTGCGACACAGCATATGGGGTTGATAGATGATGACTTATTGGCCAATATTCGACGCACCAAATATTTGTTTCAGGAAGATGTTCCTGCCTCCAAAGCAAAAGACAAAAGTGTAAGCGAGTACATCAAGCAGTTTGTGCAATCGGAAGAAGGTAGAAGTCAGAAGTTTGCACTTGATCTGGGTACCATTCGTAAACCCGTCTTGCAAGACGATGGAAAAGTGCGGTATGAAAGAACCACAGGTGATCATTTGCCTTTCGAGGAACAGCTAACCCTGTTATTAAAACGAGAAGAAGGCCGGGTGAGACGAGATATCCTGCCAAGAATATTTTCGGAATTGGAAATTGAATCTACCATAGAAGCTTTGCTTTGGGCGCAAAAATGGGATTTACCTAAGTATTATGATCTATCCCATATATGA
- a CDS encoding glycosyltransferase family 4 protein, producing the protein MKQVLFIAYYFPPSGGPGVQRSLKFVRYLPTYGWMPTVLTVDPAYAAFPAIDPSLIAEVPPEVEIHRTRAFNPLELYARFTGRKDQTVTVGTLHEATTPKERLMQWLRANLFIPDARIGWNRPALQKALNVIHSRPFDAIITTSPPHSTHLIGLKLHQKTGIPWLADFRDPWTDISYYHTLPHTRLAHWWDAKLESKVLNGADLVTMVSPYYLRQMQERMQHPERMHLLSNGFDPNDFPPMPHIPTKKEQFTLAYTGSLFVNPSGLWQAIADIRRDWPTIRLQFTGRTDERVLADMHKKHIDDILIQQPYVAHEEALLCMQTADALLLVIEEKAGTEGILTGKLFEYLATGKPILAIGPPNGDAAKVLRAAGAGEMISHQDVAAIRNRIETLLSDSDRSSVRPYPQNFTRQRLTQNLASLLDGLPLTGSRNSA; encoded by the coding sequence ATGAAACAGGTTCTTTTTATTGCGTATTATTTCCCGCCTTCTGGCGGCCCTGGTGTTCAGCGCAGCTTGAAATTTGTGCGATATCTGCCCACATATGGGTGGATGCCAACCGTGCTGACCGTTGATCCCGCTTATGCGGCCTTTCCCGCCATAGACCCCTCGCTCATAGCAGAAGTGCCTCCTGAAGTAGAAATACACCGAACACGCGCTTTTAATCCACTTGAGCTTTATGCACGCTTCACCGGAAGAAAAGACCAAACCGTAACTGTAGGGACGCTTCACGAGGCAACAACCCCTAAAGAACGCCTAATGCAGTGGCTACGTGCCAATCTTTTTATCCCAGATGCCCGAATTGGGTGGAACAGACCAGCCCTGCAAAAAGCCTTAAACGTGATCCATTCCCGCCCTTTCGACGCCATCATTACCACTTCGCCGCCCCATTCTACGCACCTCATTGGGCTGAAATTACACCAAAAAACGGGCATTCCATGGCTGGCCGATTTTCGGGACCCGTGGACGGACATCAGCTATTACCATACATTGCCCCATACCCGTTTAGCACATTGGTGGGACGCCAAACTCGAAAGTAAGGTACTAAATGGAGCGGATTTGGTGACCATGGTGTCTCCCTATTACCTTCGACAAATGCAAGAGCGGATGCAACATCCTGAAAGGATGCACTTACTATCGAATGGATTTGATCCAAATGATTTCCCGCCGATGCCACATATTCCCACGAAAAAAGAACAGTTCACTCTTGCTTATACAGGGAGTTTATTTGTGAACCCCAGTGGATTGTGGCAGGCCATCGCCGATATCCGAAGAGACTGGCCAACCATTCGGTTGCAGTTCACAGGCCGGACAGATGAACGGGTACTGGCCGATATGCACAAAAAGCACATAGATGATATATTGATACAACAACCCTATGTGGCCCACGAAGAGGCGTTGTTATGTATGCAAACCGCAGATGCCTTGCTTCTTGTTATTGAAGAAAAGGCTGGAACCGAGGGAATTTTAACAGGTAAATTGTTTGAATATTTGGCCACAGGAAAACCCATTCTGGCCATAGGGCCGCCAAACGGGGATGCGGCGAAGGTTTTAAGAGCGGCGGGTGCCGGAGAAATGATTTCTCACCAAGATGTTGCCGCTATTCGCAACCGCATAGAAACACTATTGTCTGACTCAGATAGATCGTCGGTCAGGCCATATCCGCAAAACTTCACCCGCCAGCGTCTCACCCAAAACCTGGCTTCGTTGCTGGATGGGCTACCCCTGACGGGAAGCAGAAACTCAGCGTAA
- a CDS encoding PepSY-like domain-containing protein, whose protein sequence is MAHSSLVVPAEILRAFKKVFPKVDVSRVSWSWEVPHKIYEASFEQDGFSYEVEITVTGHHLLSEIYMRTEALPEGIRNHIEAEFPGAIIHSVERVLYSNGDVQYEIDLITGKGEREILVREDGYILDYGKDPAKKHKKVKEKEADEEEEEEKEETTPEKTETALEDTSEV, encoded by the coding sequence ATGGCACATTCTTCATTGGTGGTTCCCGCCGAAATCTTGCGGGCATTCAAAAAAGTTTTTCCAAAAGTGGACGTAAGCCGCGTTTCGTGGTCTTGGGAAGTTCCCCATAAAATTTATGAAGCCTCCTTCGAGCAAGACGGCTTTTCTTACGAAGTAGAAATTACGGTGACGGGTCACCACTTGCTTTCCGAAATTTACATGCGTACCGAAGCCTTGCCAGAAGGTATCCGCAACCACATCGAGGCCGAGTTCCCAGGTGCGATTATTCACTCAGTAGAGCGCGTCTTGTACTCCAATGGCGATGTACAATACGAAATTGACCTGATTACCGGAAAAGGCGAGCGCGAAATTTTGGTGCGGGAGGACGGTTATATCTTGGATTATGGCAAAGACCCCGCAAAAAAACATAAAAAGGTAAAAGAAAAAGAAGCGGACGAGGAGGAAGAGGAAGAAAAAGAAGAAACAACCCCAGAAAAAACAGAAACCGCCTTAGAGGACACTTCAGAGGTCTAA